In Edaphobacter paludis, a single window of DNA contains:
- a CDS encoding TonB-dependent receptor codes for MSVRKILICFTLLLLGLSTPAFSQAVNATLLGTVADPTGATVANAKITATEMKTGEVHKSVSNGSGNYTFPDLQPGIYSVTAEAPGFKKATHQNIDVQINSSTRVDLDLATGSVSETVFVTTAPPLLQTDRADISTKIEAHQVSDLPLSANRNFQSLLNLVPGTAPATYENSQFFNAAGSLQTRVNGMPRFGNLYQIEGIDDDNRTGLLQIIVPPAESIQSVDISTSNFEAELGRATGAVTNVILKSGSNAFHGSVFEFIQNSAVNARSYFGGPLGHLSYNYFGGSIGGPIWKDKLFFFGDYLRTIDHEAISNTFTIVPPTFYTPNAAGFIDLSAPLNTAKHAGQIYDPATGNPDGTGRKPFANNQIPFSRVNPVSLALLKLLPQPNRNQSNLAAPSNNYVTNLPFTKGSDSFDVKLDYTLNERNHLSGRYSFQHVPTFQAPAFGSFAGGPAGGGFQGTGLQNAYSSGLNYDHVFSPSLFTELRFGVAHLRNNAQPSDYGKNDATTVGIPGVNIGGQPFTSGQVGITLNGGFSNPTIGYSASMPWIRGEANIDFVNNWTKIIRNHTIKFGGDLRRVRDDLLQGETFSPRGQITFSAGQTSTDAPGAVPNVANDVASFLLDQPSQAGRDLTTIFPAYRQWWFFAFASDKWQATSKLTLDLGLRWEFYPPATPKVPGGFSNYDPTTNNLVLAGIGGNPLNVGMQTRYRYVAPRTGFAYRATDNTVIRGGFGISFSPLADDSYAFNYPVRANNSYQPNTAYTPAVLSNGQVATFQAGFPAPVPVVIPSSGIISASTPSLISQQYNVIPKNYKNAYVESWNVAVQQALPGNFSMQIAYVGNHGVDMGAQQNINLPSTYGGGTKFEPENIAFGRTASTNVIDQGFSSNYQSLQAQLNRRLSSGLSLTSAFTWGKGLDYVSGDDGGLTFFINPRRNYAPNSYDRTLNYEQSFTYALPFGRGRRWLNSGLTSLALGGWKVSGIISVVSGTPFTITADGSTLNTPGTTQTASLVDPYRVLHGIGQGKNWFDPTSFAQPAGCTVQPCTAANVGLGNTGRNQFRGPGYIQDNISLFKSFAIFRESSLETRIEAKQLSNTPQFANPNSTYSANPTSTFGQVTSTLSSGQGSVNGIGGGRSLQASAEITF; via the coding sequence ATGTCCGTTCGAAAAATACTTATTTGCTTCACGCTGCTCCTCCTCGGTCTGTCGACCCCGGCGTTTAGCCAGGCAGTCAATGCCACATTGCTCGGTACGGTTGCAGATCCGACAGGTGCAACTGTCGCTAATGCAAAGATCACCGCTACTGAGATGAAGACGGGCGAAGTCCATAAGTCAGTATCAAATGGAAGTGGAAACTATACTTTTCCTGATCTCCAGCCCGGCATCTATAGTGTCACCGCCGAGGCCCCGGGCTTTAAGAAAGCAACGCACCAAAACATTGATGTTCAGATCAACTCCTCCACTCGAGTCGATCTTGATCTCGCAACCGGTAGCGTCTCTGAGACAGTGTTTGTCACTACAGCTCCGCCACTTCTGCAAACTGACCGTGCCGATATCAGCACTAAGATAGAAGCGCACCAAGTGTCAGATCTGCCACTGAGTGCGAATCGTAACTTCCAGTCGTTGCTCAATCTGGTTCCTGGAACGGCGCCTGCAACATACGAGAACTCGCAATTCTTCAATGCGGCAGGATCTTTGCAAACGCGGGTTAACGGTATGCCGCGGTTTGGAAACCTGTACCAAATTGAAGGTATCGATGACGATAACCGCACAGGCCTTTTGCAGATCATCGTGCCACCAGCAGAATCCATCCAGTCCGTCGATATCTCCACCAGCAACTTTGAAGCCGAGCTTGGCCGTGCCACGGGAGCCGTCACGAATGTAATCCTCAAGTCCGGATCGAACGCATTTCATGGCTCTGTGTTTGAGTTCATCCAGAACAGCGCAGTGAATGCTCGCTCTTACTTCGGCGGTCCGCTTGGGCATCTCTCCTACAATTACTTCGGCGGCAGCATCGGCGGTCCGATCTGGAAGGATAAGTTGTTCTTCTTCGGGGACTATCTTCGCACCATCGATCACGAAGCGATCTCAAACACCTTCACTATCGTGCCTCCCACTTTTTACACGCCGAATGCCGCTGGATTTATCGACCTCAGCGCGCCACTGAATACTGCCAAGCACGCTGGCCAGATCTATGATCCGGCAACGGGAAACCCAGATGGGACCGGGCGCAAACCTTTTGCCAATAACCAGATTCCTTTCAGCCGGGTCAATCCCGTATCGCTCGCGCTCTTGAAGCTGCTGCCCCAGCCGAACCGGAATCAGAGCAACCTCGCTGCTCCGTCGAACAACTACGTAACCAACCTTCCTTTCACAAAGGGTTCAGACAGCTTCGACGTCAAGCTCGACTACACCCTGAATGAGAGAAATCATCTGAGCGGTCGCTATAGTTTTCAACACGTCCCCACTTTCCAGGCGCCTGCTTTTGGAAGTTTCGCGGGTGGTCCGGCGGGTGGTGGATTTCAAGGCACAGGCCTACAAAATGCCTATAGCTCAGGCCTGAACTACGACCATGTCTTTTCGCCTTCGCTCTTTACGGAACTAAGATTTGGAGTGGCACATCTTCGCAACAACGCCCAGCCAAGCGACTATGGCAAAAACGATGCGACAACCGTTGGCATTCCGGGCGTCAATATTGGTGGGCAACCATTTACTTCGGGACAGGTTGGCATCACCCTCAACGGCGGTTTCTCCAATCCGACCATCGGCTACTCCGCTTCCATGCCTTGGATCCGCGGTGAGGCCAACATTGACTTCGTAAACAACTGGACCAAGATCATCCGGAACCACACGATCAAGTTTGGAGGAGATCTCCGTCGCGTCCGGGATGACCTCTTGCAGGGCGAGACATTCAGTCCGCGCGGCCAAATTACTTTCTCGGCAGGTCAGACCTCCACGGATGCACCGGGCGCAGTGCCTAACGTTGCAAACGATGTTGCCAGCTTTCTACTGGATCAGCCCAGCCAAGCCGGCCGGGATCTCACCACGATTTTTCCGGCCTACCGCCAGTGGTGGTTCTTCGCATTCGCCAGCGATAAGTGGCAGGCAACGTCGAAGCTCACGCTGGACCTTGGTCTTCGCTGGGAATTCTATCCGCCAGCCACGCCGAAGGTTCCTGGAGGATTCTCCAACTATGATCCCACGACGAACAATCTCGTCCTGGCGGGCATCGGCGGCAATCCTTTAAACGTCGGAATGCAGACGCGCTATCGGTATGTTGCTCCACGAACTGGCTTTGCCTATCGCGCCACGGATAACACGGTCATCCGCGGTGGATTCGGCATTAGCTTCTCTCCTTTGGCAGACGACAGTTATGCTTTCAACTATCCCGTACGCGCCAACAACAGCTACCAACCGAACACAGCCTATACGCCGGCGGTGCTTAGCAATGGACAGGTAGCTACCTTCCAAGCAGGCTTCCCGGCTCCTGTCCCAGTTGTCATCCCTTCCAGCGGGATCATCTCAGCAAGTACACCAAGTCTCATTAGCCAGCAATACAACGTCATCCCTAAAAACTATAAAAATGCTTATGTCGAGTCCTGGAATGTGGCTGTTCAGCAAGCGCTGCCTGGCAATTTCTCTATGCAAATCGCGTATGTTGGGAACCATGGCGTAGATATGGGCGCTCAACAGAACATCAACCTGCCCAGCACCTACGGCGGCGGCACCAAGTTCGAACCGGAGAACATCGCCTTTGGACGAACAGCATCCACAAATGTAATTGACCAAGGTTTCTCTTCGAATTATCAGTCGCTCCAAGCTCAACTCAACCGCAGACTCTCCAGTGGGCTTTCACTCACGAGTGCCTTCACTTGGGGTAAGGGCCTGGATTACGTCAGTGGTGATGACGGTGGTCTGACGTTCTTCATCAATCCGCGTAGAAATTATGCTCCAAATAGCTACGACCGGACGCTGAACTATGAGCAGAGCTTCACGTACGCTCTTCCCTTCGGCAGAGGTCGCCGCTGGCTCAATTCCGGGCTCACATCTCTAGCATTAGGTGGATGGAAGGTGTCTGGGATCATCTCAGTAGTGTCCGGCACACCGTTTACCATCACTGCGGACGGTAGCACCCTCAACACGCCTGGAACAACGCAGACGGCAAGCCTAGTAGATCCATACCGTGTACTTCACGGCATCGGCCAGGGGAAGAACTGGTTTGACCCAACCTCATTCGCTCAGCCTGCCGGATGCACAGTGCAGCCCTGCACTGCCGCAAATGTTGGTCTCGGCAACACCGGCAGGAACCAGTTCCGCGGACCTGGATACATTCAGGACAACATCTCGCTGTTCAAAAGCTTCGCGATCTTCCGTGAGTCATCTCTGGAGACCCGCATTGAAGCAAAGCAGTTGAGTAACACTCCGCAGTTTGCGAATCCGAATAGCACCTATTCAGCTAACCCAACGTCAACCTTCGGCCAGGTGACAAGCACACTCAGCAGTGGCCAAGGCAGTGTCAACGGCATTGGAGGCGGCCGCAGTCTACAGGCATCGGCAGAGATCACGTTCTGA
- a CDS encoding sugar phosphate isomerase/epimerase family protein, translating to MTNAANAVLSLHASRAAPSVWPEQHSSENIHRGGRMHHKLARRQFLKTVGLGALAATGMELLELPAVAAISPAFNTNSSNVARLLSGCCAYSYDKELRQGTMTLEDFILKAVELRLDGIDMTAYYFKSTDPKYLHGLRHLAYKHAVPFSGSACRASMVQADAKKRADCLKEIKKWVDVTEQLGASHLRIFAGKLPPDATLQQGIGWTVETMKAGCDYSAQKGITLGLEDHVGVSQSADVCLEIMQRVNSPYAGINLDITNYIPTASQDAYAQIAACVPYATHIHIRDHFYDHTPVDMDRVWQLFAKAGYKGYVSAEYERSLPGGDAAAVGVPKLVAEIQTLCRKYSSV from the coding sequence TTGACAAACGCTGCTAACGCGGTACTGTCATTACACGCATCTCGAGCAGCACCTTCTGTCTGGCCAGAGCAACACTCTTCTGAAAATATTCACCGCGGGGGAAGAATGCACCACAAATTAGCTCGTCGCCAGTTTCTAAAAACAGTGGGACTAGGCGCTTTAGCAGCCACCGGCATGGAGCTACTCGAATTACCTGCCGTTGCGGCCATATCGCCGGCTTTCAATACAAATAGCTCCAACGTGGCGCGACTGCTTTCGGGTTGCTGTGCCTACTCATACGATAAAGAGCTGAGACAAGGCACGATGACGCTGGAGGACTTCATTCTAAAAGCAGTGGAGCTGCGGCTCGACGGCATCGACATGACGGCGTATTACTTCAAATCAACCGATCCGAAATATCTCCATGGCCTTCGTCATCTGGCTTACAAACATGCGGTACCCTTTTCTGGCTCTGCATGTCGGGCCAGCATGGTTCAAGCCGATGCGAAGAAACGCGCCGACTGCCTAAAAGAGATTAAAAAGTGGGTGGATGTCACGGAGCAGCTTGGAGCTTCCCATCTGAGAATTTTCGCTGGCAAACTGCCACCAGATGCCACATTGCAGCAAGGCATCGGCTGGACGGTTGAAACGATGAAGGCCGGATGCGACTACTCTGCCCAGAAGGGCATCACGCTTGGCCTCGAAGACCATGTCGGTGTATCACAGAGCGCGGACGTGTGTCTTGAAATCATGCAGCGCGTCAATTCGCCTTACGCTGGAATTAATCTCGATATCACAAACTATATTCCCACCGCCAGTCAAGACGCCTACGCGCAGATTGCGGCATGCGTGCCCTACGCCACCCACATCCATATTCGTGACCATTTTTACGATCACACTCCCGTAGATATGGACCGCGTCTGGCAGCTCTTCGCCAAAGCTGGCTACAAGGGTTACGTGTCGGCTGAATATGAACGTAGCCTTCCTGGGGGTGACGCTGCGGCCGTCGGCGTGCCCAAGCTGGTCGCCGAAATTCAGACGCTTTGCAGAAAATATTCAAGCGTCTGA
- a CDS encoding TIM barrel protein, translating to MKLGASARISKGDSHQSIAIASALGYPGLHLDSSILRQYPDPHELKALLASHELALVALSSGSIGLDPGLDAEIIEAHVKNARYLRAAGGKYLLITGVATKRQDFTANEYRQAGKLLTEIGKRTADYGVQTGFQNRMDTIGQTPKQVDSILAAVDSRYVKYSLDVQHYLQGGGDPGTAIRVYDKRMVCVHLQDLQPAVAKDQYQAPTLLPAKNDIRQIGQALHSSNFNGWSFIGLDGQKLNAINAEYLTKKLGVQA from the coding sequence ATGAAGCTTGGCGCTAGCGCCAGGATCTCCAAAGGAGATAGCCACCAGAGCATCGCTATTGCTTCTGCGCTTGGGTACCCTGGTCTTCATCTCGATTCGAGCATTCTCCGACAATATCCCGATCCCCATGAGCTGAAAGCCCTTCTTGCTTCGCACGAGCTTGCACTTGTAGCTTTGTCCAGCGGCAGTATTGGGCTCGATCCTGGGCTTGATGCTGAGATCATTGAAGCGCATGTAAAGAATGCGCGATACCTGCGCGCCGCCGGCGGAAAATATCTACTAATAACTGGAGTGGCCACTAAGCGGCAAGACTTTACCGCGAACGAGTACAGGCAAGCAGGTAAACTTCTTACCGAGATTGGCAAACGCACTGCAGACTACGGCGTCCAGACCGGATTTCAGAACCGCATGGATACAATCGGGCAGACTCCGAAGCAAGTGGATTCCATCTTGGCTGCTGTAGATTCGCGCTATGTGAAGTACAGTCTCGATGTTCAGCATTATTTGCAGGGTGGCGGAGATCCGGGGACGGCAATCCGTGTTTACGACAAACGCATGGTATGCGTACACCTTCAAGATCTTCAACCTGCCGTAGCAAAAGACCAATATCAAGCTCCCACTCTACTCCCAGCAAAAAACGACATCCGCCAGATTGGCCAAGCGCTTCATTCGTCGAACTTCAATGGGTGGAGCTTCATCGGTCTGGATGGGCAGAAGTTGAATGCAATAAACGCGGAGTATCTAACGAAGAAACTAGGAGTACAGGCATGA
- a CDS encoding sugar phosphate isomerase/epimerase family protein, translated as MGLSWIELRSMWNKNIVDLDSTEVAEARRILEKYRLRVTDIASPLFKVDWIGTAPSKDAPQPGNRKADKGAFHNDFAFEQQDELLERCIELTKAFHTDRIRCFDFLRLDNQAPYREAINEKLRKAAVLCEKSNKILLLENEESCNTRTSEESAAVLKAIPNKNFMLNWDPANAASVGDKPFPQGYDLLPKDRIGHCHCKDVVRKPDGKYAWAPVGVGIIDWVGQFRALKRDGFNYAVSLETHWHGGGTPEASSLKSMQDIRTALDKARIAC; from the coding sequence ATGGGACTCAGCTGGATTGAACTTCGGAGTATGTGGAATAAAAACATTGTAGACCTTGACTCAACTGAAGTAGCGGAGGCAAGGCGCATCCTCGAGAAATATCGACTGCGCGTTACCGATATTGCAAGTCCGCTTTTCAAAGTAGATTGGATCGGCACAGCGCCCTCTAAAGACGCTCCGCAGCCCGGCAACCGCAAAGCGGACAAGGGAGCATTCCACAATGATTTTGCCTTCGAACAACAGGATGAACTGCTTGAACGGTGCATTGAACTAACAAAAGCCTTTCACACCGATCGCATTCGATGCTTTGATTTCCTGCGGCTAGATAATCAGGCACCTTATAGAGAAGCCATCAATGAAAAGTTGCGCAAGGCCGCGGTACTCTGCGAGAAAAGCAACAAGATTCTCCTCCTGGAAAACGAGGAGTCCTGCAACACGAGAACTAGCGAGGAATCTGCAGCAGTTCTGAAGGCAATTCCGAATAAGAACTTCATGCTGAATTGGGACCCGGCAAATGCCGCCTCGGTTGGCGACAAACCGTTTCCCCAGGGGTACGATTTATTGCCCAAGGATCGTATCGGCCATTGCCACTGTAAAGATGTCGTTCGCAAGCCAGACGGAAAATATGCCTGGGCGCCGGTAGGTGTTGGGATTATTGACTGGGTAGGCCAGTTTCGTGCCCTGAAGCGAGACGGGTTTAACTATGCGGTGAGTCTCGAGACTCATTGGCATGGTGGAGGGACACCTGAAGCGTCCTCACTTAAGAGCATGCAAGATATCCGCACTGCACTGGACAAAGCGAGAATCGCCTGCTAG
- a CDS encoding Gfo/Idh/MocA family oxidoreductase: MENDGKKIDRREFMGKVGMGAAALGVFPAGRLFAASNRVLGANDRIRIGLIGAGDRGQDDLRHALKQPNVECVAVADVYSRRRDQVKGYLPNVATYDDPMRLLERNDIDAVIHATPQHLHKKYFLATLAAGKDLYSEKTLAWNIPEAMACRDAAKSSKQIVQIGMQDQSNGEMEDTRKWIRDGLAGKITMVDSWMSRNTLEGHGQWVRPVLSDCNPDHVNWDLFLSGRPKVPFDGYKFINWRLFWEFSGGNVTENMVHQIGWIINAMDLQLPKAATMTGGVYSKKDGRQVPDTFSVALEYPNDLLVTWQSTFSNSRYGLGERFLGDKGTIEHMSGSNDMKTGVYQKGQPHSDQAIGPTNYYPEKLNNPNGVPLKGENPGVDHMANWMDCIRNRAQPNATVEIGYLSAVACHMSNLAYKQKRRVTLEEAMAAKPEAWM, from the coding sequence ATGGAAAATGACGGGAAGAAGATAGATCGCCGGGAATTTATGGGAAAAGTAGGAATGGGTGCTGCTGCACTTGGAGTATTTCCTGCTGGTCGGCTGTTTGCTGCGAGCAATCGGGTTTTAGGCGCGAACGATAGGATTCGAATTGGATTGATCGGAGCTGGAGATCGAGGACAGGACGACTTAAGGCATGCACTGAAGCAGCCAAATGTCGAATGCGTTGCTGTTGCCGATGTATACTCGCGTCGCCGTGATCAGGTAAAAGGCTACTTGCCCAACGTCGCAACCTATGACGATCCTATGCGATTGCTGGAACGCAACGACATTGATGCTGTAATCCATGCAACTCCCCAGCATTTACATAAGAAGTACTTTCTAGCCACGCTGGCTGCGGGAAAGGATCTCTATTCCGAGAAGACCTTGGCTTGGAACATTCCCGAGGCTATGGCCTGCCGGGATGCCGCAAAGTCCTCAAAGCAGATTGTGCAGATAGGGATGCAGGACCAAAGCAATGGTGAGATGGAAGACACGAGAAAATGGATTCGAGACGGACTGGCGGGGAAGATAACGATGGTCGACTCGTGGATGAGTCGTAATACATTGGAGGGCCATGGACAGTGGGTTCGCCCAGTGCTTAGCGATTGCAATCCGGATCACGTCAATTGGGATTTGTTTCTCTCCGGTCGTCCGAAGGTTCCGTTTGACGGCTACAAATTCATTAACTGGCGCCTGTTCTGGGAATTCTCCGGCGGTAATGTTACAGAGAACATGGTCCACCAGATAGGGTGGATCATCAACGCCATGGATTTACAACTGCCGAAAGCTGCAACCATGACCGGTGGCGTGTATTCAAAGAAAGATGGGCGCCAGGTACCAGACACATTTAGTGTCGCGCTTGAGTATCCGAATGACCTCCTTGTCACATGGCAATCGACCTTCAGCAATAGCCGTTATGGTCTGGGAGAGCGCTTCCTCGGAGATAAAGGCACGATTGAACACATGAGTGGTTCGAACGATATGAAGACGGGTGTGTACCAAAAAGGCCAGCCACACTCGGATCAAGCTATTGGACCTACAAATTATTATCCGGAGAAGCTCAATAACCCAAACGGCGTTCCTCTCAAGGGAGAGAATCCAGGTGTCGATCACATGGCAAACTGGATGGATTGCATCCGTAACCGCGCGCAGCCAAACGCGACAGTCGAAATCGGATACTTGTCGGCAGTCGCATGCCATATGTCGAATCTGGCATACAAACAAAAGCGCCGCGTTACCCTGGAAGAAGCTATGGCTGCGAAGCCAGAAGCCTGGATGTAG